In Thiospirochaeta perfilievii, a single window of DNA contains:
- a CDS encoding alanine--tRNA ligase, translated as MKADDLRKKYIDFFVSNNHKEISGKSLLPENDPTVLFTTAGMHPLVPYILGEVHPAGKRLTNVQKCIRTGDIDDVGDATHLTFFEMLGNWSLGDYFKKEAINMSFNFLKDVIGIDINKLSVTVFEGDNDAPCDNDSIGYWKELGLPDSRIYKLPKGDNWWGPAGQTGPCGPDTEMFIDTGKEVCSPECIPGCGCGKYFEIWNNVFMQYDKQEDGSFKPLAMPCVDTGMGVERTITMLQGKKSVYQTELFIPLIEKIEELSGAKYGESEDTDMSIRIICDHIRTSTFIIGDEKGVQPSNVGQGYILRRLLRRAIRHGKKLGLEEKFISKPADIVIDMYKDQYPELNEKREFIFSVLEAEEDKFGLTLKKGEQEFSKLLPNLKKNPKLIIPGRVAFTLFDTYGFPLELTEELAKEEGMTVDRDGFDKAFEKHKELSKQGADKIFKGGMADDSVMSTKYHTATHLLHKALKIVLGDHVNQKGSNITSERLRFDFSHPDKMTKEEIQEVEALVNKAIEDKLPITMQTMTVEEAKDLGAMALFSSKYGEQVKVYKMGDFSLEVCGGPHIENTGDLGVFKIKKEQSSSAGVRRIKAVLL; from the coding sequence ATGAAAGCAGATGACTTAAGAAAAAAATATATAGACTTTTTTGTATCAAATAATCACAAAGAGATTTCTGGAAAATCATTGTTACCAGAAAATGATCCAACAGTACTTTTTACTACTGCAGGAATGCACCCCTTAGTACCCTATATTCTAGGTGAGGTTCATCCCGCAGGAAAACGATTAACTAATGTTCAAAAGTGTATCCGTACAGGTGATATTGATGATGTAGGAGATGCTACACATCTAACTTTTTTTGAGATGTTAGGGAACTGGTCTTTAGGGGATTACTTTAAAAAAGAAGCAATTAATATGAGTTTTAATTTTCTAAAAGACGTTATAGGAATAGATATAAATAAGTTATCTGTAACTGTTTTTGAGGGTGACAATGATGCACCATGTGACAACGATTCTATTGGTTATTGGAAGGAGTTAGGCCTTCCTGATAGTCGTATATATAAACTCCCAAAGGGGGATAACTGGTGGGGTCCTGCTGGTCAAACAGGACCATGTGGACCTGATACAGAGATGTTTATCGATACAGGTAAGGAAGTGTGTTCTCCTGAGTGTATTCCTGGCTGCGGTTGTGGTAAATATTTTGAAATATGGAATAATGTATTTATGCAGTATGATAAACAGGAGGATGGTTCATTTAAACCTCTTGCAATGCCATGTGTTGATACAGGTATGGGTGTAGAGAGAACTATAACTATGCTACAGGGTAAAAAATCCGTATATCAAACAGAACTATTTATACCTCTAATTGAAAAGATAGAGGAACTAAGTGGTGCTAAATATGGGGAATCAGAAGATACTGATATGTCCATAAGAATAATATGTGATCATATAAGAACATCAACCTTTATTATTGGTGATGAGAAGGGTGTACAACCATCTAACGTAGGTCAAGGTTATATTTTAAGAAGATTGTTAAGAAGAGCTATTCGTCATGGTAAAAAACTAGGTTTAGAGGAAAAATTTATCTCTAAACCTGCAGATATTGTAATTGATATGTATAAAGATCAATACCCTGAGTTAAATGAAAAGAGAGAGTTTATCTTCTCTGTATTAGAAGCAGAGGAGGATAAGTTTGGTCTAACCCTTAAAAAGGGTGAGCAGGAATTCTCTAAACTACTTCCTAATCTTAAAAAGAATCCAAAATTAATAATCCCTGGTAGAGTTGCTTTTACCCTATTCGATACCTATGGATTCCCCCTAGAGTTAACAGAAGAGTTAGCAAAAGAAGAGGGGATGACTGTAGATAGAGATGGTTTTGATAAGGCCTTTGAAAAACATAAGGAGTTATCAAAACAGGGTGCTGATAAGATCTTTAAAGGTGGAATGGCAGATGACTCTGTAATGTCTACTAAATATCATACTGCAACACATCTTCTGCATAAGGCTCTAAAAATTGTTTTAGGTGACCATGTAAATCAGAAGGGAAGTAATATTACTTCTGAGAGATTAAGGTTCGATTTTAGCCATCCTGATAAAATGACTAAGGAAGAGATTCAAGAGGTTGAGGCCTTAGTTAACAAGGCTATAGAGGATAAGTTACCAATAACAATGCAAACTATGACAGTAGAAGAGGCTAAGGATCTAGGCGCAATGGCTCTATTCTCCAGTAAGTATGGTGAGCAGGTTAAGGTATATAAAATGGGTGATTTTAGCCTAGAAGTTTGTGGTGGACCACATATTGAAAACACTGGAGATTTAGGTGTTTTCAAAATTAAAAAAGAACAATCATCATCTGCAGGTGTTAGAAGAATTAAAGCTGTTCTTCTTTAA
- a CDS encoding flagellar motor switch protein FliG gives MNQFKRGIKAYQSATKDNNPEVDEIDDNNYTPDQPKRDGLIKTVVKPIKDNKYQKVAKLLLVLGKEEASKVIKHLPPEEIELISMEITKIDRVSKSEASKLLEEFGKNSDLFNRNQGGIETARSILVSAFGQEKGNKILYSAVPDSADKPFSFLNDLDFRQRMLVLRKESASVLTIVLSYLSPKLASPIIESLPPDTQRDVVKRLSKLKRVSPQVISIIGESLKEKIKLLGNNEYQDIDGRGTLADILKHMDRDSENSILSKIEESDPFLGEVIRDRLYTIDIIYNIDTLDFQKIISELSDTDLVYLIKGESTEIQARIWSAMSEGRRALVKSEMDLIGLIKKSDADKKTKEFIELIHKKEADGDLRILGEDDWIY, from the coding sequence ATGAATCAATTTAAACGAGGAATAAAGGCATACCAAAGTGCAACAAAGGATAACAACCCTGAAGTTGATGAAATAGATGACAATAACTATACACCTGATCAACCTAAAAGAGATGGTTTAATAAAAACTGTAGTCAAACCTATAAAAGATAATAAGTATCAAAAAGTGGCTAAACTTCTTCTTGTTCTAGGAAAAGAAGAGGCATCAAAGGTTATTAAACACCTACCTCCAGAGGAGATCGAATTGATCTCTATGGAAATTACAAAGATTGACAGGGTAAGTAAGAGTGAAGCTTCTAAACTATTAGAGGAGTTTGGAAAAAATAGCGATCTATTTAATAGAAATCAAGGTGGAATAGAGACTGCTAGATCTATTCTTGTAAGTGCTTTTGGACAGGAGAAGGGGAACAAGATACTCTATTCAGCAGTACCTGATAGTGCAGATAAACCCTTCTCATTTTTAAATGATTTGGACTTTAGACAGAGAATGTTAGTATTAAGAAAGGAGAGTGCATCAGTTTTAACAATAGTACTAAGTTATCTATCACCTAAACTTGCATCACCTATAATTGAATCCCTTCCCCCTGATACCCAAAGGGATGTTGTAAAAAGACTCTCAAAGTTAAAACGTGTAAGTCCCCAGGTTATTTCTATAATAGGAGAGAGTCTAAAAGAAAAAATCAAGTTATTAGGTAATAATGAGTATCAAGATATTGATGGTCGAGGTACATTAGCTGATATTTTAAAACATATGGATAGGGATTCTGAAAATAGTATATTAAGTAAAATTGAAGAGAGTGATCCATTTCTTGGGGAAGTTATTAGGGACAGATTATACACTATAGATATTATCTATAATATTGATACCTTGGATTTTCAAAAAATAATCAGTGAATTATCAGATACGGATCTTGTCTATCTAATAAAGGGAGAGTCCACTGAGATACAAGCTAGAATTTGGTCAGCTATGTCAGAAGGACGAAGAGCTCTTGTAAAAAGTGAGATGGATTTAATTGGTTTAATAAAAAAATCTGACGCTGATAAAAAGACAAAAGAGTTTATTGAATTAATTCATAAAAAAGAGGCCGATGGAGATCTTAGAATACTAGGGGAAGATGATTGGATCTATTGA
- a CDS encoding ion transporter: MLVEPRESFKKVIKILDAINPFLIIISIIGLFCEYTALKGFVLTPNKVISVIFVIDFAIRMISFNPKLYFLNGYGWVDLLASLPGIFFFLDNTPLLSIFKIIKVGRFFKIIRILRFLRVFNFLKRMKTDSVWVQDRIMKIGVSIVMIYVVGIIVIDNKVVTSLVERETRILEAQYYGVNYSVGDLVDLRNDIQFYTIDSVIYYPDGSILNDHTKVINLLKSELNNYIEINLGEGFFTTKDGIKLPNNGVVISQNKVTQYENYIMLALLTTLLLILTLIIFYMGYVFAKDVQILQLIIDSLEANDTMLLKQEAEIYRDENGELKVLNNEDEIISLLKACSNYVSEESYNSGDVLMDLTNYDNINSNNRDGSDIEGLISNLEYKIGENNNLIVEDTVKRLTPAIIKYIKKELKH; this comes from the coding sequence ATGTTAGTAGAACCAAGAGAGAGCTTTAAAAAGGTAATAAAAATTTTAGATGCAATTAATCCATTTTTAATAATAATTTCAATAATTGGGCTATTTTGTGAATATACGGCATTAAAAGGCTTTGTTCTTACACCTAATAAAGTGATATCTGTAATTTTTGTTATAGATTTTGCTATACGAATGATCTCTTTTAACCCTAAGCTATATTTTTTAAATGGTTATGGGTGGGTAGATTTATTAGCTAGTTTACCAGGGATCTTTTTCTTTTTGGATAACACACCTCTCTTATCAATATTTAAAATAATTAAGGTTGGACGATTCTTTAAAATAATTAGAATATTACGATTTTTAAGGGTTTTTAATTTTTTAAAGAGAATGAAAACAGATTCAGTGTGGGTTCAAGACAGAATTATGAAAATAGGTGTATCTATTGTTATGATCTATGTAGTTGGAATTATTGTAATTGATAACAAAGTAGTTACATCCCTTGTGGAGAGAGAAACTAGAATTTTAGAGGCACAATATTATGGTGTTAACTACAGTGTAGGGGATTTAGTCGATCTAAGAAATGATATACAGTTTTATACTATTGACTCCGTAATTTACTATCCAGATGGTAGTATATTAAACGACCATACTAAAGTAATAAACCTTCTTAAAAGTGAATTAAATAACTATATTGAGATCAACTTAGGAGAAGGATTCTTTACTACAAAAGACGGAATTAAACTACCAAATAATGGTGTTGTCATAAGTCAAAATAAGGTTACCCAGTATGAAAACTACATAATGTTAGCCTTATTAACAACACTTCTTTTAATATTAACACTTATAATCTTTTATATGGGCTACGTTTTTGCTAAGGATGTACAGATTTTACAATTGATTATTGACTCTCTAGAAGCTAATGATACTATGCTTTTAAAACAGGAGGCTGAGATCTATAGGGATGAAAATGGGGAACTAAAAGTTTTAAACAACGAGGATGAGATTATCTCTCTATTAAAGGCGTGTTCAAACTATGTTAGTGAAGAGTCCTATAACTCAGGAGATGTTTTAATGGATTTAACAAATTATGATAATATAAATAGTAATAATAGGGATGGGAGTGATATAGAGGGGTTAATTAGCAACTTAGAGTACAAAATTGGAGAAAATAACAACTTAATAGTTGAAGATACTGTAAAAAGACTCACTCCGGCAATTATTAAGTATATAAAAAAAGAGTTAAAACATTAA
- a CDS encoding ATP-binding protein gives MLKKILLSLIFNGLKEDSGLRDKSRSAVLNSISSIGIIILSIFAIYDVFKGEIIVTVITASTALLIAVSMVVVGITKKISIGTTFVSYIAYLFFSLLLYSHGAEKAGYFWMMLFPLVSIFFLGIIHGSILTSLFSISSYFIMFHIPSLKGLELIPEMATRALGGYVGVSFFTVAFEIIRIKAFEQLEVTTNDLVEKRRQTTMILSNVKQGIFLLDSELKLADERSTYFNELFGEPKDNQSFLDLIKDKLPQRDFVATKDYLELFFNKTVNPTLLSSINPIDKILMNFSANSSDISQVWLEFDFQRIKLKDGAIQILGLFKDVTERVLLEEQLEKEESESLKNMESLFQIIHVNPELMDEFLKDTNDEINKINELLKVESDDTGETINYIFSLVHSIKGNALLLGLNTVASKLQDFEEYIKELKDTNPTWRELLKLTVNLAELKHDINQINDLIDKIVSFQKKVGSDVKNKKYIFEESLKKSLNRLGIEHGKEVELDVTEYDNDLIPEKYRRLLKDSINQFIRNSLAHGIEDRDERVKRSKDPVGKIKLSLNKVGDKIVFSYMDDGAGLSINNIKKAAIEKKGFPVEKVKNMTSSEAVKLIFHPGFSTKKSVNNLAGQGIGMSVIKNHVESVGGKLNIKSSAGKFCEFRIVLHE, from the coding sequence ATGCTAAAAAAAATCTTGCTCTCACTAATATTTAATGGTTTAAAGGAAGATTCTGGTTTAAGAGATAAATCAAGAAGCGCTGTTTTAAATAGTATATCATCAATTGGTATAATCATTCTCTCTATTTTTGCTATATATGATGTTTTTAAGGGTGAAATAATAGTAACTGTTATTACAGCTTCCACTGCTTTACTTATAGCTGTATCAATGGTTGTAGTTGGTATAACTAAGAAAATTAGTATAGGTACAACATTTGTAAGTTATATAGCCTATCTATTTTTCTCCCTACTTTTGTACTCCCATGGGGCAGAAAAAGCTGGATACTTTTGGATGATGTTATTTCCATTAGTATCGATATTTTTCTTAGGTATTATACACGGGTCTATATTAACATCTCTTTTTAGTATTAGTTCATATTTTATAATGTTTCATATACCAAGTCTAAAAGGTTTAGAACTTATACCAGAGATGGCTACAAGGGCATTAGGAGGCTATGTTGGAGTATCTTTTTTTACTGTAGCTTTTGAAATAATTAGAATAAAAGCCTTTGAACAGTTAGAAGTTACAACAAATGACCTTGTTGAGAAAAGAAGACAGACTACAATGATCTTAAGTAATGTAAAACAGGGGATCTTTTTATTAGATAGTGAACTTAAACTTGCAGATGAGAGATCAACATATTTTAATGAACTTTTTGGAGAGCCTAAAGATAATCAATCATTTTTAGACTTAATAAAAGATAAATTACCACAAAGGGATTTTGTTGCAACAAAGGATTATTTAGAGCTGTTTTTTAACAAAACTGTTAACCCAACACTTTTAAGCTCTATAAACCCTATAGATAAGATATTGATGAATTTTTCAGCTAATAGTAGTGATATATCCCAGGTTTGGTTAGAGTTTGATTTTCAAAGAATTAAGTTAAAAGACGGTGCAATACAGATATTAGGTCTATTTAAGGATGTAACAGAGAGGGTTTTACTTGAAGAGCAGCTTGAGAAAGAAGAGAGTGAGAGTCTTAAAAATATGGAGAGTCTATTTCAGATTATTCATGTAAACCCTGAATTAATGGATGAGTTTTTAAAGGATACTAATGATGAGATTAATAAGATAAATGAGCTTTTAAAAGTAGAGTCTGATGATACAGGAGAGACTATTAATTATATCTTCTCTTTAGTTCATAGTATAAAGGGTAATGCTCTACTTTTAGGTTTAAATACGGTAGCAAGTAAATTACAAGATTTTGAAGAGTATATTAAGGAGTTAAAGGATACTAATCCAACATGGAGGGAGTTGTTAAAACTAACAGTAAATCTTGCAGAATTAAAACATGATATTAATCAAATAAATGATTTAATTGATAAAATTGTCTCTTTTCAAAAAAAGGTAGGATCTGATGTAAAAAATAAGAAATATATTTTTGAGGAGTCTTTAAAAAAATCCCTAAATAGGTTAGGAATTGAGCATGGGAAAGAGGTCGAACTAGATGTTACAGAGTATGATAATGATTTGATCCCAGAAAAGTATAGACGTCTTCTAAAGGACTCTATTAACCAGTTTATTAGGAACTCCCTTGCCCATGGTATTGAGGATAGGGATGAGAGAGTTAAAAGATCAAAGGATCCAGTGGGCAAGATAAAATTATCATTAAATAAGGTTGGAGATAAAATAGTCTTTAGTTATATGGATGATGGAGCAGGATTAAGTATTAATAATATTAAAAAAGCTGCTATAGAAAAGAAAGGATTTCCAGTTGAAAAAGTGAAAAATATGACAAGTTCAGAGGCTGTAAAACTTATATTTCATCCAGGCTTTTCCACAAAAAAAAGTGTTAATAATCTAGCTGGACAGGGTATTGGTATGAGTGTTATTAAAAATCATGTAGAAAGTGTTGGAGGAAAGTTAAATATTAAGTCTTCAGCAGGAAAATTTTGTGAGTTTAGAATAGTATTGCATGAGTAA
- a CDS encoding chemotaxis protein CheX: MDTKYIEPFIEATINIFKEFYGEEPILKTPFLFDKNEDLGWDLSAVIGIAGETKGVITLSFPKDLIIKLTEKLVGYPIEDLDDDVVDSTGEVVNIIAGNAKKGLEQFRLVISLPSIVKGNNHKIAWPTNHNMPIISIPFETSMGLFHVSVGLENIIK, encoded by the coding sequence ATGGACACAAAATATATAGAACCATTTATAGAAGCTACAATAAATATTTTTAAGGAGTTTTATGGGGAAGAACCTATTTTAAAAACTCCCTTTTTATTTGATAAAAATGAAGATCTAGGTTGGGATCTATCTGCAGTTATTGGAATAGCTGGAGAGACAAAAGGTGTTATTACACTTAGTTTCCCAAAGGATCTTATAATAAAGTTAACCGAAAAGTTAGTTGGATACCCAATTGAGGATTTAGATGATGATGTAGTAGATTCAACAGGAGAAGTTGTTAATATTATAGCTGGTAACGCAAAAAAAGGTTTAGAGCAGTTCCGATTAGTAATTTCTCTTCCTTCTATAGTTAAAGGGAATAATCATAAAATTGCATGGCCTACAAATCATAACATGCCTATTATCTCTATTCCTTTTGAAACATCCATGGGTTTATTCCATGTTTCAGTTGGTTTAGAAAATATAATAAAATAA
- a CDS encoding response regulator, which produces MKILVVDDSRIMRNIVKNSLLSDKKANHEFVEADNGVDAFNIIEKENIDILLVDWNMPHLNGLDLVKELRSLPKHAKLPIIMITSEAAKYNVIEAVKAGVNDYMIKPIKDDKLLEKIDQVLESVK; this is translated from the coding sequence ATGAAAATTTTAGTCGTAGATGACTCAAGGATAATGAGGAATATAGTAAAAAACTCATTATTAAGTGATAAAAAAGCAAATCATGAGTTTGTTGAAGCGGACAACGGTGTTGACGCGTTTAACATTATTGAAAAAGAGAACATTGATATACTCCTTGTAGATTGGAATATGCCCCACTTAAACGGCTTGGATCTAGTAAAGGAGTTAAGATCCCTTCCTAAACACGCTAAACTCCCAATTATAATGATTACATCAGAAGCTGCTAAATACAATGTAATTGAAGCTGTAAAAGCCGGTGTTAACGATTACATGATAAAACCAATTAAAGATGATAAATTATTAGAAAAAATAGACCAAGTTCTTGAGTCAGTGAAATAG